The following is a genomic window from Verrucomicrobiota bacterium.
CAGAGGCGATAGCTCTTGCTCAATTCTTCTTACGTTCAGAGGCTCAAAAACTTTTGTTAGAAGAAGGAGTAGGGCTGCCCGTTTTGACTGCGTTGAATGAAAGAACACTCACAGAGGGAAAAGAAATGGGAATAGATATGCAGTCCTTTTATTTGCAGCTGCCTGATGCGCAAATTGCACCCCAAAATATTGTGATGAAAGAAATCCAGAAAGTGCTTGATGACCGTCTTTCATCAGGCCACAAAATCGTGACATCACCTGAAGATAAGCCTTCATTCAGGAGCCGTTTGAAACTCCGCCTGGAATCAGAGAAAAAGTGATGTGATAATTTTCATCCTATAGATTATTTTTTGGATGCCGCTTCTTTATATAACTCGATAATACCATCCACACATTTTTCCCATGTAAACTCTTTTGCTCGTGCTTTTCCCCTTTCAATCATTTCCTGTCGCAGGTTTTTTTCCAATACAATTTGTTTCATCCGGGCGGCGATCTCTTCCGGCTTGAGAGGATCAAAGTAAAGCGCGGCATCCCCACAGACCTCAGGGAGTGACCCCGCCCGCGAAATCAGTGCTGGTGTCCCACAAGCCATAGCCTCCAACGGCGTAAACCCAAACCCCTCGGACAATGATGGATGGATGAGGGCTGTGGCATGACTGTAAAACTCCAATAGCCTTTGATCGTTTAATCCAGACAAAATCATGACTTGCTCACTGAGTCCGCGTGAGCGAATCAACTCTTCAAGTAGTTGCATTTGTCCTTTAAAACTTTTACCGATAATTACAAGCCGGTATTGGCACCCAGATTGTGAGAAAAGGGCTAAAGCCTCGATCAATGCAGGCAGGTTTTTGTGTGGTGATAAATTTCCTACATAGAGGAAGTAGGGTTTGTCTATGGAGTCAGGCCGAGATTCTGTGGGCTGGAAACGGGATTCTATGCCTAAATGAATAATTCTGATTTGAGGGGATACTGATGGATAGTAGTGGACTAGGCAGTCAGCTGTGTATTTTGAGATACAATGTACCAGCTTCGTTCTTTTCAGAAGGATAGGAAGTAGGATTTTGAGGCCGGCAATCCTTTTGTTACGAAAAAATCCGGGATATTGGAATGCAAACATATCGTAGATAGTCAGAACATCTGGACG
Proteins encoded in this region:
- a CDS encoding glycosyltransferase family 1 protein; protein product: MSSEVLIDFRMHRNSGIGRFITNLVGKLHSRGKNLRLLASSKDISSLTLSYPNAKISIFDTALFTLKEQLGHTAYRQPAIIHAPHFNHPILARRPDVLTIYDMFAFQYPGFFRNKRIAGLKILLPILLKRTKLVHCISKYTADCLVHYYPSVSPQIRIIHLGIESRFQPTESRPDSIDKPYFLYVGNLSPHKNLPALIEALALFSQSGCQYRLVIIGKSFKGQMQLLEELIRSRGLSEQVMILSGLNDQRLLEFYSHATALIHPSLSEGFGFTPLEAMACGTPALISRAGSLPEVCGDAALYFDPLKPEEIAARMKQIVLEKNLRQEMIERGKARAKEFTWEKCVDGIIELYKEAASKK